The following proteins come from a genomic window of Edaphobacter sp. 4G125:
- a CDS encoding transglycosylase SLT domain-containing protein, whose protein sequence is MKVCTRFQTAFLLGSFVLGTGFPAWSQSSSKPSAKKHSSKSSTSAKKKTPQPSSHTAAKSSSARRSSKTSAKTKAHRRTAKKPTAETIRLTSVFRATEQLRPMAQQLNATRSAAAYAGVQAYARTHPGEGSATAWLALGHAYMLDRRYNEAYTAFQQAKTSGKVLNDYADYLGAQAALQANRGADAYALLDHFAEHYPDSIFVANAPVLLANAYIQQNNPQGALTALHPLEDTPVGSHSDFRYILGRAYQLTGDAGHAAPIYRNIYAKFPFSYEAGQARAQLDAMGVPLNATERKSHADQLFNAKRYNEAGQEYHEIARNDSSLSQMDRDALAVYAAVCDYKLKRISRRDVERLPEPNDDAASAKLYLLAELSRSEGDTAAHTTVLDQMIKRFPTSRWLEEALYSGGNMYLLKQDSEQAIKHYKLLVQMFPRSTYAPSAHWRAAWMNYRMRNFGEAARLMDEQIVQYGAGIEAPTALYWRGRIFEEQEHNPGQAANYYRALSANYTNYYYAELARKRLEILGTQAPNVLASPVLASIQKREIPSLIDEIPENEPHLIKARLVANAALNEYIGPEIQAAPDSSEWGALAEARIYASYGETTRTLQSLKRSKISFFALPLDQVPTLYWQLLFPRAYWNDLVANSEKNGLDPYLVASLIRQESEFNAGAVSRANAYGLMQLLPSVGKSLARKQGMHNFKTSDLLNAGTNLRLGTLNLNQVLARYGGQAEYALAAYNAGDVPVRRWMAAGPYQDIAEFVESIPYTETREYVQAILRNRRIYQALYGKR, encoded by the coding sequence TTGAAGGTTTGTACGAGATTTCAGACGGCATTTCTGCTTGGTTCTTTTGTTTTGGGCACAGGGTTTCCTGCGTGGTCCCAAAGCTCTTCCAAACCGTCAGCCAAGAAGCATTCTTCTAAAAGCTCTACGAGCGCCAAGAAGAAGACCCCGCAGCCTTCTTCGCATACGGCAGCGAAGTCTTCCTCGGCTCGGAGATCAAGCAAAACGAGTGCGAAGACGAAGGCACATCGGCGAACTGCAAAGAAGCCAACGGCCGAGACGATTCGTTTGACGAGCGTGTTTCGTGCTACGGAACAGCTTCGTCCAATGGCGCAACAGCTTAATGCGACGCGTTCTGCTGCTGCTTATGCGGGTGTCCAGGCTTATGCTCGTACACATCCGGGGGAAGGATCGGCTACGGCATGGTTGGCGCTGGGGCATGCCTATATGCTCGACCGCCGCTATAACGAGGCGTACACAGCATTCCAACAAGCGAAAACAAGTGGTAAAGTGCTGAACGATTATGCGGACTATCTAGGGGCACAGGCTGCGCTCCAAGCCAACCGCGGCGCGGATGCTTATGCTCTGTTGGATCACTTCGCCGAACACTATCCCGACAGTATTTTTGTGGCAAATGCTCCGGTTTTGCTTGCGAATGCATATATTCAGCAGAACAATCCACAGGGTGCGCTAACAGCATTGCATCCGTTGGAAGATACCCCGGTTGGAAGCCACAGCGACTTCCGTTACATTCTGGGTCGCGCTTACCAGCTGACAGGCGATGCTGGCCATGCCGCTCCAATCTATCGGAACATCTATGCGAAGTTTCCGTTCAGTTATGAGGCCGGTCAGGCTCGCGCACAGCTGGATGCAATGGGAGTTCCACTGAATGCGACGGAGCGTAAGTCGCATGCTGACCAGCTCTTCAACGCAAAGCGTTACAACGAAGCCGGGCAGGAGTACCACGAGATTGCCCGGAATGATTCCAGCCTTTCTCAGATGGATCGTGATGCTCTGGCGGTTTATGCTGCGGTTTGCGATTACAAGCTCAAGCGGATCAGCCGTCGGGACGTTGAGCGTCTTCCGGAACCGAACGATGATGCGGCGTCCGCCAAACTTTATCTGCTTGCGGAGCTTTCGCGGAGTGAAGGTGATACTGCGGCCCATACGACGGTCCTCGATCAAATGATCAAGCGCTTTCCTACAAGCCGGTGGCTTGAGGAGGCCCTTTACTCTGGTGGCAATATGTACCTGCTCAAGCAAGATTCCGAGCAGGCGATCAAGCACTACAAGCTGCTGGTACAGATGTTTCCCCGCAGCACCTATGCTCCTTCTGCACACTGGCGCGCGGCATGGATGAACTACCGGATGCGGAACTTTGGGGAAGCTGCCCGGCTGATGGATGAGCAGATCGTCCAGTATGGCGCAGGGATTGAAGCTCCCACAGCCCTTTACTGGCGCGGACGCATCTTTGAAGAGCAGGAACATAATCCCGGTCAAGCTGCAAATTACTATCGTGCGCTGAGCGCGAATTACACGAACTACTACTACGCAGAACTGGCACGGAAACGTCTTGAAATCCTTGGAACGCAAGCGCCCAATGTTCTGGCATCTCCAGTTCTGGCTTCGATACAGAAGCGTGAGATCCCGTCGCTGATCGATGAGATTCCGGAAAACGAGCCCCATCTGATCAAAGCGCGGTTGGTGGCGAATGCTGCGCTGAATGAGTACATCGGTCCAGAGATTCAGGCTGCGCCAGATTCTTCTGAATGGGGTGCGCTTGCGGAAGCGCGCATCTATGCCTCTTATGGGGAAACGACCCGCACACTTCAGTCCCTGAAGCGCAGCAAGATCTCCTTCTTTGCTCTGCCTTTGGATCAGGTACCTACCCTCTACTGGCAGCTTCTTTTTCCTCGAGCCTATTGGAACGATCTGGTGGCGAACTCAGAGAAGAATGGGCTGGATCCTTACCTGGTTGCTTCGTTGATTCGACAGGAATCGGAGTTCAATGCAGGAGCCGTCAGCCGAGCAAATGCTTATGGGTTGATGCAGCTTCTTCCCTCCGTGGGCAAGTCGCTGGCAAGAAAACAAGGAATGCATAATTTCAAGACATCCGATCTATTGAATGCGGGTACCAATCTTCGACTAGGAACCCTCAATTTGAACCAGGTTCTTGCCCGGTACGGCGGACAGGCGGAATATGCTCTTGCAGCTTACAACGCGGGAGATGTACCGGTACGCCGGTGGATGGCGGCAGGTCCGTACCAGGATATTGCCGAGTTTGTTGAATCCATTCCTTATACGGAGACGCGAGAGTATGTCCAAGCGATTCTGCGAAATAGAAGAATCTACCAGGCCCTTTACGGAAAACGTTAG
- a CDS encoding RNA polymerase sigma factor yields the protein MPAIQSPGTEEIHPDVALVARAREGDTAAFEQLVRQYERQIFRVAQHITQNREDAEDITQDTFLKAYEKLDQFQGNSKFSTWLVRIAVNESLMRLRKRKTSKTVSMDEDVQTEEGSIPRDFAEWRPNPEQIFDQNELNDILRRTIQGLPPGFRTVFTLRDIENLSTEETAEALGLSIPAVKSRLLRARLQLRERLSRYFRQRKEGQPA from the coding sequence ATGCCCGCCATCCAATCTCCAGGAACGGAAGAGATTCATCCCGACGTAGCGTTAGTTGCGCGCGCTCGGGAAGGGGATACAGCAGCCTTTGAGCAGCTGGTCCGGCAATATGAACGCCAGATCTTTCGCGTAGCGCAGCATATTACGCAAAATCGTGAAGACGCTGAAGACATTACGCAGGACACCTTCCTCAAGGCTTACGAGAAGCTGGACCAGTTCCAGGGAAACTCGAAGTTTTCGACTTGGCTTGTCCGAATTGCAGTCAACGAAAGCCTTATGCGGCTTCGCAAGCGTAAGACCAGCAAGACCGTCTCTATGGACGAAGATGTCCAAACCGAAGAAGGATCGATCCCACGGGATTTTGCCGAGTGGCGCCCGAATCCAGAGCAGATCTTCGATCAGAACGAGCTTAACGACATTCTTCGGAGAACCATCCAGGGACTCCCTCCGGGTTTCCGCACCGTCTTTACGCTGCGGGATATCGAAAACCTCTCCACGGAAGAGACCGCGGAGGCACTTGGTTTGAGCATCCCCGCCGTCAAATCACGCCTTCTGCGCGCTCGTTTACAATTGCGCGAGCGTTTAAGCAGATACTTCCGCCAGCGGAAGGAGGGACAACCCGCATGA
- a CDS encoding anti-sigma factor family protein: MNCTDFLSQLTDYFDGQISPELLEEVRAHLSGCKHCEVVLNTTRQTIEVYRGNEVYEISDDLREKLHTAIMTKCLEKKRA, encoded by the coding sequence ATGAACTGCACCGATTTCCTGAGCCAGCTTACGGATTACTTCGATGGCCAGATCAGCCCCGAGCTTCTAGAGGAAGTCCGCGCTCACCTCTCTGGCTGCAAGCATTGCGAGGTTGTGCTCAACACCACCCGGCAAACGATCGAGGTCTATCGCGGCAACGAAGTTTACGAGATCTCCGACGATCTGCGCGAAAAGTTGCACACCGCTATTATGACGAAATGCCTCGAGAAAAAGCGCGCCTGA
- a CDS encoding DUF779 domain-containing protein, with protein MTTATQLPLQVTATPSALALIEKLKARYGELMFHQSGGCCDGSSPMCYPRGEFLVGDSDVLLGEIGGTPFYMSRSQFEYWKHTQLTLDVVTGRGGMFSLEGPEGLRFLIRSKVFGDDEIAALRTAGRI; from the coding sequence ATGACGACAGCAACTCAACTTCCGCTGCAGGTGACGGCGACTCCCAGTGCATTAGCTCTGATCGAGAAGCTGAAGGCCCGGTACGGAGAGTTGATGTTTCACCAGTCGGGGGGCTGTTGCGATGGCAGCTCCCCGATGTGTTATCCGAGAGGCGAGTTTCTTGTCGGCGACAGCGATGTTTTACTGGGGGAGATTGGTGGAACTCCGTTCTACATGAGCCGCAGCCAGTTTGAGTACTGGAAGCATACACAGCTCACTCTGGATGTGGTGACAGGGCGTGGAGGAATGTTTTCGCTGGAGGGGCCAGAAGGATTGCGGTTTCTGATCCGGTCAAAGGTATTCGGCGATGACGAGATCGCGGCACTAAGAACGGCAGGGCGGATCTAG
- the adh gene encoding aldehyde dehydrogenase, protein MATMTALRPGAYGYPVSIRARYNNFIGGEWVAPASGQYFENVTPVTGQILCEIPRSNAADVDRALDAAHAAKTAWGKTAPAERARMLEKIAQRMEDNLEMLATVETWDNGKPIREAMAADIPLAIDHFRYFAGAIRAQEGSISEIDETTVAYHYHEPLGVVGQIIPWNFPILMAAWKLAPALAAGNAVVLKPAEQTPLGILVFAELIQDILPPGVLNIVNGFGLEAGKPLASSSRIAKIAFTGETTTGRLIMQYASQNIIPVTLELGGKSPNIFFADVMREDDDFFDKSLEGFAMFALNQGEVCTCPSRALVHESIYGRFMERALKRVRAIQQGNPLDKTTMIGAQASTEQMEKILSYLDIGRQEGAEVLTGGKRAKLEGDLAEGFYIEPTVFKGNNKMRIFQEEIFGPVVSVTTFKDDDEALAIANDTLYGLGAGIWTRDLNRAYHFGRSIQAGRVWTNCYHLYPAHAAFGGYKQSGIGRENHKIMLDHYQQTKNQLISYSPKAMGFF, encoded by the coding sequence ATGGCAACGATGACTGCGCTGCGACCCGGCGCTTACGGTTATCCCGTATCAATTCGGGCAAGGTACAACAACTTTATTGGTGGTGAGTGGGTGGCTCCCGCCTCTGGACAATACTTCGAGAACGTAACACCAGTTACGGGACAGATCCTGTGCGAGATTCCGCGGTCGAATGCAGCAGATGTCGATCGCGCTCTGGATGCTGCTCATGCGGCGAAGACTGCATGGGGCAAGACTGCGCCCGCTGAGCGTGCGCGCATGCTTGAGAAGATTGCGCAGCGTATGGAAGACAACCTAGAAATGCTTGCCACTGTGGAGACATGGGACAACGGTAAGCCTATTCGCGAGGCCATGGCGGCCGACATTCCTCTCGCGATCGATCACTTCCGTTACTTTGCTGGAGCGATTCGCGCGCAGGAAGGTTCGATCAGCGAGATCGACGAGACCACAGTTGCGTATCACTATCACGAGCCGTTGGGTGTTGTCGGCCAGATTATCCCGTGGAACTTTCCAATATTGATGGCAGCCTGGAAGTTGGCTCCCGCGCTTGCAGCCGGCAACGCGGTTGTACTGAAGCCCGCCGAGCAGACACCACTCGGTATCCTTGTCTTTGCCGAACTCATCCAGGACATTCTTCCTCCTGGAGTGCTGAACATCGTTAATGGTTTTGGCCTGGAAGCCGGCAAGCCTCTAGCTTCGAGTTCGCGTATTGCCAAGATCGCGTTTACCGGCGAGACGACAACTGGCCGACTCATCATGCAGTATGCGTCGCAGAACATTATTCCAGTGACGCTGGAACTCGGTGGCAAGTCACCCAACATCTTCTTTGCCGACGTAATGCGCGAAGACGACGATTTCTTCGACAAGTCTCTTGAAGGCTTTGCAATGTTTGCGCTGAACCAGGGAGAAGTCTGTACCTGTCCATCGCGTGCTTTGGTTCATGAGTCGATCTATGGCCGGTTTATGGAGCGGGCGTTGAAGCGGGTGAGGGCGATCCAGCAGGGTAATCCGCTAGACAAAACAACCATGATTGGAGCGCAGGCTTCGACAGAGCAGATGGAGAAGATCCTTTCGTATCTCGACATCGGCCGCCAGGAAGGGGCAGAGGTTTTGACGGGTGGCAAGCGCGCAAAACTGGAAGGAGATCTGGCGGAAGGTTTCTATATCGAACCGACGGTCTTCAAGGGTAACAACAAGATGCGTATCTTCCAGGAGGAAATCTTTGGCCCCGTGGTTTCAGTGACAACCTTCAAGGATGATGACGAGGCACTGGCGATCGCGAATGATACGTTGTATGGACTGGGAGCCGGCATCTGGACTCGCGATCTCAATCGTGCCTATCATTTTGGCCGCTCTATTCAAGCTGGCCGGGTATGGACGAACTGCTACCATCTGTATCCAGCCCATGCTGCCTTCGGCGGGTATAAGCAGTCGGGTATTGGCCGCGAAAACCACAAAATCATGCTCGACCACTATCAGCAGACGAAGAACCAGCTCATCAGTTACAGCCCGAAGGCGATGGGATTTTTCTAA
- a CDS encoding lipid-binding SYLF domain-containing protein, which translates to MKKIACLSLGVLLVLPLMAKGQEKEEDRVKESGLVLRDILEAPDKGIPQDLIDKAECVVVYPSVKKAAFVVGGSYGRGVMTCRTGKNFRGPWSAPTMMALEGASFGFQIGGQATDFVLLIMNERGASSVLSSKVKIGADASAAAGPVGRNASAETDVMLKAEILSWSRAQGLFAGISLSGSSMRPDNGANKNLYGKDLTAQDIVFKHEVKAPASARTLLAELNKISPRRKP; encoded by the coding sequence ATGAAGAAAATTGCATGTCTATCGTTAGGCGTTCTGCTGGTGCTACCCCTGATGGCGAAAGGGCAGGAGAAAGAAGAAGATCGCGTCAAAGAGTCAGGCCTGGTTTTACGAGACATCCTGGAAGCTCCTGACAAAGGAATTCCTCAGGACTTGATCGATAAGGCAGAGTGCGTCGTTGTTTATCCTTCCGTAAAGAAAGCAGCTTTTGTTGTGGGCGGAAGTTATGGCCGCGGCGTGATGACTTGCCGAACGGGAAAGAATTTCAGGGGGCCGTGGAGCGCTCCAACAATGATGGCCCTGGAAGGCGCCAGCTTTGGATTTCAGATCGGCGGTCAGGCAACTGATTTCGTTTTGCTGATTATGAATGAGCGTGGTGCTAGTTCTGTACTTTCAAGCAAAGTGAAGATCGGAGCCGATGCCTCGGCTGCGGCTGGTCCGGTGGGCCGCAATGCCAGTGCAGAGACGGACGTCATGCTGAAGGCCGAGATACTCTCCTGGTCTCGGGCACAGGGACTTTTCGCTGGTATTTCGTTGTCGGGATCAAGCATGCGTCCTGACAATGGCGCTAACAAGAACCTCTACGGGAAAGATCTTACTGCGCAGGACATCGTCTTCAAGCATGAAGTCAAGGCTCCGGCTTCAGCACGCACGTTACTTGCGGAATTGAATAAGATTTCGCCACGACGTAAACCCTAA
- a CDS encoding SDR family NAD(P)-dependent oxidoreductase translates to MQISHASKVVLVTGGTGGLGRSVVLAFAAENAKVTTTYRNAAELTALKQAAGEKAGFIEGVQADATDESAISALVSSILSKHGRLDVVVNTVGGYAGGIKLWELEPKVFERMLDLNLRVGFVLGRTTIPALVQQGRGVLINVAAKAAFDHAAGASAYAASKAAAVALMDCLAADVKGTGVRVNSILPSIIDTEANRKGMPDADFDRWPKPEEIARVILFLASDEARVVHGASVPVYGES, encoded by the coding sequence ATGCAGATCAGTCATGCAAGCAAAGTTGTTCTGGTGACCGGAGGAACAGGTGGGCTTGGTCGCAGTGTTGTTCTGGCCTTTGCCGCGGAGAACGCAAAGGTTACTACAACTTATCGCAACGCGGCCGAGCTCACCGCATTGAAGCAGGCCGCAGGGGAGAAGGCCGGTTTCATTGAAGGTGTGCAGGCGGATGCAACGGATGAATCTGCGATATCGGCCTTAGTCTCTAGTATTTTGTCAAAGCATGGCAGATTGGATGTCGTGGTTAATACCGTGGGTGGCTATGCAGGCGGAATCAAACTATGGGAGCTAGAGCCAAAGGTATTCGAACGGATGTTGGATTTGAATCTGCGCGTTGGATTTGTACTTGGACGTACCACGATCCCGGCGCTGGTTCAGCAGGGAAGGGGAGTACTCATCAATGTCGCAGCGAAGGCTGCATTTGATCACGCAGCTGGAGCCTCAGCATATGCGGCGTCTAAAGCTGCTGCTGTGGCTCTGATGGACTGTCTTGCAGCCGATGTCAAAGGAACAGGGGTACGGGTTAATTCGATTTTGCCGAGCATCATTGATACGGAAGCGAATCGAAAGGGGATGCCAGACGCCGATTTTGACAGATGGCCAAAGCCGGAGGAGATTGCGCGCGTCATTTTGTTCCTTGCCAGCGATGAGGCGCGGGTTGTCCATGGTGCGTCTGTTCCGGTGTATGGAGAGAGTTAG
- a CDS encoding FAD-containing oxidoreductase — MMPTPFDAIIIGAGQAGPSLAGRLAQAGRKVAIVERKLFGGTCVNTGCTPTKTLIASAYVAHKAHTAKMYGIDVSGPVHADMREIKARKDSILLKSRDNIESWLRDMQNCTVFTGHARFESPTTIRVDKELLSAPQIFLNVGGRASVPPIPGVHEVPFLTNTSLLDLEELPRHLAIVGGSYIGIEFAQAFRRFGSEITIIEMGPRLAQREDDDVSSTIKEILEKEGIRIRLNAECISLDHSPEGVSVHVNCNEDNKPLIASHVLLAVGRRPNTDDLGLDKAGVATDQHGYIKVDDQLRTNVSGIWALGDCNGKGAFTHTAYNDFEIVAANLLDNDPRCVSDRIPTYALFMDPPLARVGLTEREVRQSGKPALMGTRPMTKVNRAVEKGESEGFMKILVDVESKQILGASILGTSGDEAIHCITDVMYARAPYTTIQRAVHIHPTVSELIPTVLGDLQPLS, encoded by the coding sequence ATGATGCCAACACCCTTCGATGCCATCATCATCGGGGCTGGCCAGGCCGGTCCCTCCCTCGCAGGCAGACTCGCACAGGCAGGTCGTAAGGTCGCCATCGTCGAACGCAAACTCTTTGGCGGGACCTGTGTCAATACCGGTTGTACTCCTACCAAAACACTGATTGCCAGCGCCTATGTTGCCCACAAGGCCCATACCGCCAAGATGTATGGCATCGATGTCTCAGGTCCGGTACATGCCGATATGAGGGAGATCAAAGCCCGTAAAGATTCCATTTTGCTCAAGTCTCGCGACAACATCGAATCATGGTTGCGCGACATGCAGAATTGTACGGTCTTCACCGGCCATGCTCGCTTTGAGTCTCCCACGACCATCCGAGTCGATAAAGAACTTCTCTCTGCTCCGCAAATCTTTCTCAATGTCGGCGGACGCGCCTCCGTACCTCCAATACCAGGCGTCCATGAGGTGCCCTTCCTTACCAACACCTCTCTCCTCGACCTTGAAGAACTTCCCCGCCATCTTGCGATCGTAGGAGGAAGCTACATTGGTATCGAATTTGCGCAGGCTTTCCGGCGCTTTGGCAGCGAGATCACTATCATCGAAATGGGGCCGCGTCTTGCGCAACGCGAAGATGACGACGTCTCCTCAACAATCAAAGAGATCCTCGAAAAAGAAGGTATCCGCATCCGGCTTAACGCCGAATGCATCAGTCTGGATCATTCGCCTGAAGGTGTGTCTGTACATGTCAACTGCAACGAAGACAACAAGCCCCTCATAGCATCCCATGTCCTTCTTGCAGTAGGCCGCCGCCCCAATACCGATGACCTCGGTCTCGACAAAGCAGGAGTCGCCACCGACCAACACGGCTATATCAAGGTCGATGACCAGCTCCGCACAAATGTGTCCGGGATCTGGGCACTGGGAGATTGCAACGGCAAAGGAGCCTTCACCCACACCGCCTACAATGACTTCGAGATCGTCGCTGCCAATCTGCTCGACAACGATCCCCGCTGTGTCAGCGACCGTATCCCCACGTATGCCCTCTTCATGGATCCTCCCCTGGCCCGTGTCGGCCTCACCGAGCGCGAAGTGCGTCAGTCAGGTAAACCAGCACTCATGGGGACTCGCCCGATGACCAAAGTAAATCGCGCTGTCGAGAAAGGCGAGAGCGAAGGCTTTATGAAGATTCTGGTTGATGTCGAAAGCAAGCAGATCCTTGGAGCCTCCATCCTCGGAACCAGTGGCGACGAAGCGATTCACTGCATCACAGATGTCATGTATGCTCGAGCGCCTTACACGACGATCCAGCGCGCCGTGCACATCCATCCCACCGTCTCCGAACTGATTCCTACAGTACTCGGCGACCTCCAACCCCTGTCGTAA
- a CDS encoding ArnT family glycosyltransferase, which translates to MILFWGAVVLGLALRLAFVLHTPRIAGDTLIYGDIAKNWMHHGVYGFAESASGPLPTLIRLPGYPMFLALCFRVFGDDRYSAVMLAQCLIDLGTCILLGDLARRIFGRRAGIAVLWMAALCPFTANYVAAPLTETLTLTCIVVAFYGLVRWKELEGGWNRWLWAIAMALAYAVLLRPEQGLLSVAILSAMGWVSLRGGFKGRNAAPVAVAALCVVLPLMPWTVRNWRTFHVFQPLVPKDAVDPGELIPHGFDRWYRTWAIEFVSTEDVYWNWNTAMIDIDDIPTRAFDTEEQYSRVEALLNKHNQDFNATPELDAGFGALAEERIADDPVRYYLVLPVARLVDMAFRPRTEMMESDLEWWKWRHPKQTIFAGTYALLNLVYFTAGAIGLWRWRRRGWGGHAVLAWSMIAFFALRCALLLTLDNSEPRYTLELFPLLILWAGALFVRIPESEITTGVGGRRVL; encoded by the coding sequence TTGATTTTATTCTGGGGCGCAGTGGTGCTGGGACTGGCGCTGCGGCTGGCCTTTGTGTTGCATACCCCGCGAATCGCCGGGGATACGCTGATCTATGGAGATATCGCGAAGAACTGGATGCATCACGGCGTTTATGGCTTTGCAGAGTCAGCGTCAGGGCCGCTTCCGACGCTGATCCGGCTACCGGGATACCCGATGTTTCTGGCCCTATGCTTTAGGGTATTTGGCGATGACAGATATTCGGCAGTGATGTTGGCACAATGCCTGATCGATCTGGGTACGTGTATTCTGCTGGGCGATTTAGCGAGACGCATTTTTGGGCGGCGGGCTGGAATCGCAGTGTTGTGGATGGCGGCACTGTGTCCCTTTACCGCAAATTATGTTGCAGCTCCTTTAACCGAGACCCTTACGCTGACTTGCATCGTAGTTGCGTTTTACGGGTTGGTTCGATGGAAAGAACTGGAGGGGGGGTGGAATCGCTGGCTTTGGGCCATTGCAATGGCGCTGGCTTACGCTGTGTTACTGCGTCCAGAGCAGGGGTTGCTATCAGTTGCAATTCTTTCTGCGATGGGGTGGGTCAGTTTGCGGGGTGGGTTTAAGGGTAGGAATGCGGCGCCGGTTGCTGTGGCGGCGCTTTGCGTGGTTCTACCGCTAATGCCGTGGACAGTCCGTAACTGGCGGACCTTCCATGTATTTCAGCCACTGGTTCCGAAGGATGCGGTTGACCCGGGCGAGTTAATTCCGCACGGATTCGATCGCTGGTATCGCACCTGGGCAATCGAGTTTGTCTCAACGGAGGATGTGTACTGGAACTGGAACACTGCAATGATCGACATCGACGATATTCCGACCCGAGCGTTTGATACGGAGGAGCAGTACAGCCGGGTAGAGGCATTGCTGAACAAACACAATCAGGATTTCAATGCGACACCAGAGCTGGATGCGGGATTTGGCGCATTGGCTGAGGAGAGGATCGCTGACGATCCGGTGCGGTATTACCTGGTTCTGCCAGTCGCGCGGTTGGTGGATATGGCTTTCCGCCCGCGAACGGAGATGATGGAGTCCGATTTGGAGTGGTGGAAGTGGAGGCACCCAAAGCAGACTATCTTTGCGGGAACGTATGCCTTGCTGAATCTTGTGTATTTCACGGCCGGAGCGATCGGGCTGTGGCGTTGGAGGCGAAGAGGATGGGGTGGACACGCGGTGCTGGCCTGGTCGATGATTGCATTCTTTGCGTTACGATGTGCGCTACTACTGACACTCGATAACTCAGAGCCACGGTACACGTTGGAACTCTTCCCCTTGCTCATACTGTGGGCAGGAGCATTATTTGTACGCATTCCAGAATCTGAAATTACGACAGGGGTTGGAGGTCGCCGAGTACTGTAG